Genomic DNA from Desulfobacteraceae bacterium:
TCTGGTACTCCACCGGGTCCTCGATGGTGATGATGTTGATGTCCGGGTGGTTGATGGATGAGAGCACCGCATAGAGGGTCGTGGTTTTGCCGCTGCCGGTGGGGCCCGTGACGAGGATGATGCCGTTGGGCGACTTGACCAGGGCCTCCAGGGTGGCCAGCCGGTCGGGCGGCAGGCCGATCTCGCCCAGCTCGAAAACCGAGCTGGTTTTGTTCAGCAGCCGCAGCACCACCCGCTCGCCGAAGCCGGTGGGCAGGGTTGAGACGCGCACGTCGATTTCCTGGTTGCCGACCTTGACGTCCAGGCGACCGTCCTGGGGCAGGCGCTTTTCGGCGATGTTCAGCCGGGCCATGACCTTGATCCGAGAGATCAGCGCCGGCTGGATCCACTTGGGCGGGGCGAGCAGGTCGTAGAGGATGCCGTCCACCCGGTAGCGGACCTTGAAGGAGTCCTGGTAGGGCTCGATGTGGATGTCGCTGGCGCGGGCCTTGACCGACTGGGTGATGATGTGGTTGACCAGCTTGATGATCGGGGCGTCGCTGGTGTCGTCGAGGAGGTCTGCGGTGTCCTGGATCTCGCTGATGATCGTGCCGCCGTTTTCGGTCATGTCCTGGACGAGCTGCTCGGCGGAGCCTTCGCTGAAATCGTAGGCCATGTTGATGGCCGCCAGGATGGCGCTGCGAGGCGCCAGGACCACCCGGTAGTCGCTCACCCCCAGAAGCCGCCCGAGGTCCTCCAGGGCCTGAAAGGCGGCCGGGTTCCAAACCGCGATGGTGCAGCCGTCGGCCTCCACTGCCGGTTCGCCGCGATCGCCGGCAACGTCCCCATTTTGCAGGGGCACCATCAGGAACTTTTTCAGAAACTGGATCGGCACCCGCTTAACGAACGCCCCCCCGATGTTTTCCAGCGGCAGGTTGGGCCAGAACGGCAGGCCGTATTGCCGGCTGAGCGCCTCCAGCAATTGCTGCTCGCTTACGACCTTGCGCTGGATCAGGACCTCGCCGACGCTGACGCCTTTTTCCAGCGCCAGCCGGCGGGCATCGCTGTAAGCCTCCGGCGGGACGCTGAATTTGTGCTCCAGGATGTCGGCCAGTCTGGGTGTCATGGCGGCAGTATCGCTCTCAGGGGGTGGTGCCCTCGGGGGGTTTGGCTTGGGGATCGGGCACCACCGGCGCCTTTTGGTTCAACAGGCGCTCGTAGAGCTTGATTTCACTGGCCTCACGGGCCTCTTTGCGGACCTTGTCGATCTGGTCTTTTTTGGAGCGGTACATGCTGTCGGCCTCGGCGGGGCTCTTGACCACATGGGGGGTCAGGAAGACGTAAAGGTTGGTTTTGATGGTGTTGATGGAAACCGAGCTGAACAGGTACTTCAGCCCGGGAATGTCCCCCAGGCAGGGCACCGAGGTTTGCGCATTTTCACTCAGATCGTCGATCAGGCCGCCCAGCACCACGGTGTTGCCGTCGTCTACGATGACGGTGGTGGTGACGGTGCGCTTGGAGGTGACCGGCTGCAGGCTGGTGGTGGCGCTGGTGACGTTGGTCACCTCGAGGTCGATTTTCAGCCGCACCATGCGCCCCTCGCTGATGTGGGGGGTGATGGTCAGGATCTTGCCGACGTCGCGGTATTCGAACGAGTTGAAGGTGTCGTTGTCACTGGTGGAGGTGGTGGTCTGAAAGGGCCGGTTTTCACCGACCGTGATGCTGGCCTCTTCGTTGTCGGTGGTCAGGATCTGGGGGGTGGAGAGGATGTGAAAGGCGTCATCGGTTCTGACCGCCTGCACCAGGGCGCTGATGTTGGAAAAAGTGAAGTCGCCGACGGTGATGGGCTCGCTGATGATCCCCAGCGAAAAGCCGCTGCCGGCATCGATGGGCAGCTGGCCTTCGCCGCCGCCCAGCCGCGTGCCGCCGGAGCGGAAGCCGCCGCCGAAAACGGCGCTGCGCTCGTTGACGGTGGTCTTGCCGAAGCTGCTCCACTCCACCCCGAAATCCAGGGCCTTATCGACGTTGACCTCCATCAGCAGGGCTTCAATGTAGACCATCGAACGCGGAATGTCCAGCTTGCGGATGATCTCCTCGAGCACCAGGTAGTCGTCGGGGTCGGCCATGATGATCAGGCTGTTGGTGGCCTTGTCGGCCGTGATGCGGACCTTGTCGGAAACGATCGGCGCAGTCGGTTGGCCTTC
This window encodes:
- the gspE gene encoding type II secretion system ATPase GspE, with amino-acid sequence MTPRLADILEHKFSVPPEAYSDARRLALEKGVSVGEVLIQRKVVSEQQLLEALSRQYGLPFWPNLPLENIGGAFVKRVPIQFLKKFLMVPLQNGDVAGDRGEPAVEADGCTIAVWNPAAFQALEDLGRLLGVSDYRVVLAPRSAILAAINMAYDFSEGSAEQLVQDMTENGGTIISEIQDTADLLDDTSDAPIIKLVNHIITQSVKARASDIHIEPYQDSFKVRYRVDGILYDLLAPPKWIQPALISRIKVMARLNIAEKRLPQDGRLDVKVGNQEIDVRVSTLPTGFGERVVLRLLNKTSSVFELGEIGLPPDRLATLEALVKSPNGIILVTGPTGSGKTTTLYAVLSSINHPDINIITIEDPVEYQIKGISQIQVNPKIDLTFARGLRAIVRQDPDVILIGEIRDRETADIAVQSALTGHLVFSTLHTNDSAAAITRLVDIGVEPFLLSSSVLAVVAQRLVRVLCNECKEAYRPDPAALAPIGLGPADLGDRPVYRARGCESCFHTGYRGRLGIFEIMVLDDTLKSLVLQTFDSHRIKATAVAQGMITLRRDGIQKVLDGITTVEEVLRVTQR
- the gspD gene encoding type II secretion system secretin GspD, with the translated sequence MNGFGRFDGPVKNRSWGWLLIGLLLLLPIGQPVHSALDDNAPAAAAAGGAPEGAEKMVAIDFNDVDINVFIKFMSELTGKNFVVDNRVRGKVTIISPAKISIEEAYQVFESVLEVHGYATVTSGEIIKIVPSPEARSKSIETRIREEAGPGKDRVITQLIPLKYADPNEIKQLFTPMVSKNSVILSYVPTNMLIVTDVESNINRLLRILRVIDVTGMGHQIVVVPLEYADANKMITLLTTVFQERGRVRRAPGAPDDQTVKFVADERTNSIVLLASEVEAERIKKLIALLDRETPRDKGNIRVYYLEFATAEELAAVLRELPSKGAGATEGQPTAPIVSDKVRITADKATNSLIIMADPDDYLVLEEIIRKLDIPRSMVYIEALLMEVNVDKALDFGVEWSSFGKTTVNERSAVFGGGFRSGGTRLGGGEGQLPIDAGSGFSLGIISEPITVGDFTFSNISALVQAVRTDDAFHILSTPQILTTDNEEASITVGENRPFQTTTSTSDNDTFNSFEYRDVGKILTITPHISEGRMVRLKIDLEVTNVTSATTSLQPVTSKRTVTTTVIVDDGNTVVLGGLIDDLSENAQTSVPCLGDIPGLKYLFSSVSINTIKTNLYVFLTPHVVKSPAEADSMYRSKKDQIDKVRKEAREASEIKLYERLLNQKAPVVPDPQAKPPEGTTP